From Argopecten irradians isolate NY chromosome 3, Ai_NY, whole genome shotgun sequence:
CAAGAAAGAATAGACTCAAAGTATAGTACTCTCATACAAGAATGAATAGACTCAAAATATAGTACTCTCATACAAGAAAGAATAGACTCAAAGTATAGTACTCTCATACAAGAAAGAATAGACTCAAAATATAGTACTCTCATACAAGAAAGAATAGACTCAAAGTATAGTACTCTCATGCTAGAAAGAATAGACTAAAAGTATAGTACTCTCATATAAGAAAGAATAGACTCAAAATATAGTTCTCTCATACTAGAAAGAATAGACTCAAAGTATAGTACTCTCATACAAGAAAGAATAGACTCAAAATATAGTACTCTCATACTAGAAAGAATAGACTAAAAATATAGTACTCTCATACAATAAAGAATAGACTCAAAGTATAGTACTCTCATACAAGAAAGAATAGACTCAAAGTATAGTACTCTCATTCAAGAAAGAATAGACTCAAAATATAGTACTCTCATACAAGAAAGAATAGACTCAAAGTATAGTACTCTCATACAAGAAAGAATAGACTCAAAGTATAGTACTCTCATACAAGAAAGAATAGACTCAAAGTATAGTACTCTCATACAAGAAAGAATAGACTCAAAGTATAACCCTTTGAAAACGGGATACGATATCTATGCGAGATAAAAACAAGACAGTGTGGCTGCATCGTATAACGTCTTGTAAACAGCCTCCAAGTAGGATGTCTTATGAGGAGACTCAATATATGGTACAGTTAACACTAATGTAGTTCATCATAATAACATGATAATAAAGATGGAATAGCGGTTTGTCACAAAAGCTTATCCCTTTTGATATGTGGACAGATCTATTTggaaatatttaacatttccaaAACTGGTTATATTACAATCGGCGAGTGTTTGTACGGCATTTATGAAGTTGACagcaaaatccatcaatatacAAACctttatacatttacaaaaatacaaaagcTGATATTTGGATTGATTTTCTGAATTCGGTTTTTAGCAACACGATCTGTTTGTTCTAATTTATTGGAAATTGTCAAGCAAGTTGGATAGCCTTACATCAAAGGAATGTAATTGTTTGAGTGGTAAGATGATTCTATATGGCGACTATCGTAAATTCTAATTATAACATTAATTTACATTTGCGACCAGCTGGATAGttaacatttatacatataatgcaCATTAATGTGTAATGGAATTGTGGAATCATTACTTATCCTGTATCATGTTGATGAGAAGAATGTTATCTTGGCTGAAGTGCGAACTCAGATACCAAACAATCTTATTTCATTTGGTCTTACTACCCTTATAGCGTTCGTTATATTATGACTATTTTATTCTTACCGAATCACATTGGCACTAACCTAACCTGTTACAGAGTTTTTACTGTACTTGAACTTAGCAACAAATGAGTTCACATTAATATTTCATAGTAACATTTTTCTTGGAGTATGTCCTCGATCTACGTCATTGGTTCTTACCATAGCATAATTGACTAGGTTAATTGACtaatgaatattaatataatcCTATCAGGTACAGTAGCTTGATTGGtgctgatgatgatgttgtagaaactcgTTTATCTACATGGATATATGGCTtgggtcatcctcgatattccaggggttccgatcacttacgatctctacacccctggactatctgatggtaaaactggaggcaacagaatagaacaggtaatttagtcatttgatgtacatcaaaagagccgtataacggtacactgtggttgactgtgtggctttgatgttaggcgtcgctctctctgtagtcttcaaaagatttttttgctagccagtgattggtcaaatattttcagctgagctgccttcaatttcacaatgagatagtccaggggtgtagagatcgtaagtgatcggaacccctggagtatcgaggatgggctTGGGTATGATAATTCACCCGTTAACATAATAAGAACAGACGTTAAGAGGAATTCAAACAATAAACGATAATGTTTAATATGTTTTCCGTTAtaaagaaaatgatatattattacaaaCGACTGTTTCGGTcgatttaaaaaagaaattggGTCAAGGTGGGATCATGTGGATTCCTTAAAAACGAGAGGTTTATCATGATCAAGATTTACGTAGatacaaatatatgttaacTTCTGTCAGGATTTTCTGAAACAAAGGAAATATGGTAAACCTAGTCTTTTGTCTTATCCATATATCTATTACCTATTTGAATAGACATATGCGATTTTTTTGCTGGTACTGacataaatttaaataaattggGAATAGAGAtatgaataatttatcaaacaaaaaaatataatgcaaTGGGTTACATATCAATTAGTGCTAGGAAGTAAGCGCTGTAATTAATGGAAAAATATCATAGTATAAGTAAGTTTGTTTGAAACTCTTTACACAGTGGTGtctattaaaatatttcaaccAACCAAAACAAGGGGACAGTTGAAAAGTAGTACGTTTAACAATATTCAAATGTTTTCATGCTAAAAAAGACATTAATTGTACGTTTTGTCTTTAAGTGACACAATTGAATGACCTATCAACATTACTACAAACAAGGACAAATGTTCGTGATATTATTGCATGATATTCACTTGCCATtgtaaatttaataaaatattatctgttgatataatttgtataaataaaaattgatttgaGAAATTTTAGTTATCATTTTGTTATAcaaatgttctttttatttttatacatttattctCAGACTTTAATGATAACATACGCACCTGACCCGGGAATCAGAATGTTGAGGACAAGACATGTGATGGCGAACCAGAGCGGAAGTGACGGTATGGCAGACCGTATCCAGGAATCATTGTTAGAGAAGACCGACTTCTGGGGCTTCTCTTCAGTCGGATACACCACTCCAGTTGTTTGTAGGTTAGCATCGACAGACACACGGGAGGTGCCATCAAGAGAAACTCTCGAAGAATCTCGTCTTGGGAGAGATTTCTTGCTGTCTGGTGTATCGAGCCTCTCTGTTTTCGATGTTGGCGTTTTAGGTGGCGCTAAAGTAGACTTCTCACGGGAGAAAACATTTGTCTTTCTTTGTGGTGCTCCATTAGGAATCGGTGATACACCATTGACAGTCACGGGTTTCCCTTTCTGGTCTTCTTTCACTGTATTTAAATCATCTTTCTTTAAGTTAGAAGTCTCTTTCTTAGGAGTCTCTGAAGTTGTTTTAACCACTGGATTAACTTTATCAATCTCAACAGCCACATTGTTATCTCCTTTTTCCACATTATTATTTTTCGTGAGGTCAGTATTTGCCTCCACACCGCCTGTGTTACTCTCCTGTTCGTTAGTCACGGTGATGTCCTCTACTTCAATATCAACAACACTCTCGGTTTTTGATTCTTTGTCTTGATTTATTTGTGATGGTTTCCCCTTTTTCTTAACACCTACTGATTTGAGATTAGTCCAGTTGCCGACAGGGCTTGATTTTGTACTCTTAAAAAGTCGCGATTTTGATTTCTGTCTTCCCAAAGACACATTGCCGCTGACCTTTCCTTCGGGAGTACGCTTACCATCTGTTAACCGTTCAGTTGAACCTTTGGGTCCTGACGACATTATGTATTGCTATGTCTATGACCATCAAACTGACAGCACCCTGAAAAGGGAAATTACAATAGGCGATGACAATAAAATTTAACCATGTTATGTTTTATATCTAAGACGTTCCTACATTTTGTTCAAAGGGATACTTTGATACCCCAGGGAAACCAATGAGCTACGAACAATACTGTACGACGTTGGTCTCAATCTCGCATGCATGCTGAAGGAGGGAGGAAGGTTAGCGACGGGAATGGCAGACGCTTTGCTAACGTTGCTATGGTGGCCCACCGATTGATTTGGTCTCCAAAGCATTGACCTATAATGACTGCTCGTAAAAACGCTGCTAATAAGGATGAATTAGAGTATATACAATGAATCTCTAATTAAATGGTGATGCATACGTTAATGTGCTCTACAAGGTTTAATTAGAGCACACGATTAGACTTGTCGATTATATATTCAATACCAAATCAATGTATGTCGTGAGGGTTTCACTTCTCGCGAAATGTCACCGGATGTACTATTCACGTTAATCCCACAATGAGGACATCATTGGCGATTGATATTACCTAAATCTCATTATATTCAGTCTTATTTTGACTTTTTCCTGATAgtgatttcagaaaaaaacaactaaacGTCAATTGGGTCTAAGTCGATCTAATATGATACCATTTATGTTTGTACTGTGACCTGAAAGGACAATTATAAGATATACCTAGGTCTACATGATACACTTTGAAGTAACAGCAGTGGGAATGTTCTATTTGTACCGGCGTAGTACTTGATGATCTCCCAGTATAAGAATACATATCAATGGCAATTGTCGCAgcttttcaaataaaatcttatTCAGTTATCACAGAACACAATGCATGGAATGAAAGGTTCATTTTCAACTAAGAGCTACatgaatatattgtttattccaataaaataaagaatcaataactttttttaaacaaacacatgactgtgaaaacaaaaacaagaaaataaatgaaagatCTGATACTTCCTGATTCATACTACACGAAAAGTTCTCCAAGAGGAACATGCAGACATCAGTAGAGACTTGTCTATGACACATCAAAGGCAATAAAAGCTGTTTTGGATTTGGAGAAAACCTTAGAAAAGACTAAATTGTGGAGGAGCAATGAATGAATCAAACAGACACCAATTGTATCAAAAGTGTCACGAACAGAATTCTTGCTCCAAGTCTATATCTTGAAGTTGAATGAAAAACATTGACGACCATCGAGGTTATTAtccttaattatataatattcttGATGACCAAATTATGATTTTGTAAAGCAATGTGAAATTTCTTTCCGTGTGAATTTGTGAAAGTAACCAGTTGATGCTGCCTCCATCTTGTCTAAACAGGTCTAATTACCTGAGTGTGCAGTGATAGTGATGTGCGTGACCTGtgataaatgaattatataaagatatagtTTGAAAACATTTTGCGAAGATCTAAAGCAAAATATCATTCAGACATTGACTGTTATTTGAAagacaataattttaaaaaaatcaaaataataataaaacatagtACTCAATAGTTGTCAATAGAATTTCGTTGATATTTCAACTAACAACACACACAATTAAGTACAAATACATGCATAATATGTGTTAGGAATGAAAGTTGTACcttgtttatatgttatataactttGTCTAATacaaatttggaaaaataaaataaatacaaaaaaggaCAAATGATATATCGTTTGCATTGATTATAAGTAACCATATCGCATTTATTCCCACATCTCTAAACAAGAGTTGGAGAGTATCGTTTGGCTGTATGCCTAACCCTGGCgatgattttttcttcatattttcagtttttcttcCAATTGTTTTAATATGTATCCATCTTGTTCGGGTGTTATGCATAAAAAAAGATGGCAAAAACGTGTATGCTGTAAATCCCACATCAAAGGTAAAGCCATCTACGTAAAGTAATTTAATTACCGAAACATTGGTCATAGCGTGTTGTCTATACCAATTATAGAGGTTCCGAGCGACTTACATGTGACTATCAAATCAGCACAGTGTGACCCAGAATTGATTATATTATTGATTGACAGATTCGACTAATATATCTACTGTCGAATACATATGATGGAAGACACTCATGATTCTCTGCTTTCTTTTTTACTTTACAAATAAGTATTTTATGTATAAAGTTTAAAACCAAAATTAACAAGAAGCCCATAGGGCCTATATCGCTTACCTGGTTTCATTTCCTcaaaaattttaaagatttactTCTTATTTGTCTGTTGGGCTCCATTCCTTTTGCCCTATGAGTGTCAGAGCTaagatttaaacaaaaaacCCCACACCCTTTGATCAAGGATGTATCTGGCTAAGTTTGGTTACAGTCTATGCATAACGTGATGAGAAGTAacgattttaataaaatattgacgGATGAAGAATGAACGAACGAGCGGACAACGGACGCCACGCCATGACATAGACAATAATCTGAAATGGAAATAGTTTCCCTATCATTCAAATAAAACGAAACTGGTGAACTGATCTTTATGCGTAATCAGTATAATCTAGTTTTTCGCCTACTAATATTTACTATCAATAACAAATGGAATTGTACGCTTTAATGCTGATTATTTCTTGCATTATCTGAATAACACATGCTATTCTTATCAAGCATTCTGAAAGTACCTTAGCTAAAGGATAattgataatattgataatCTATGTGTCAAGGTTTGGGATACCGAACAGAGAAACAAAGTTAGGAACATCTGTttgaaaaaaagtcaaaataacACAACAGACGAATACATTTGTTCCTTAACATACTACCGGGGTAGACGATATCAGAACATATTTAACATGTTCAACCTTtaacgtacattttgtatagaGGTAACATCATAATCAAAGGTTAACCTGCATATATTTTGATGCAGGTTAATGAAAAACAGGAATATGTTTTCACAGATTGCATCCCaatcacatcaaaatatgataCATTCTTACATGGATATCCAGAACGTAGGTGTATGTGTGTGAACGTACCAATCaaatttgtgtttatatttgttgCTATGTTCCATTCAAATAGCTTGACATGCTTAGACatcattatacaaatatcgtccagtataattatatatataggggCCACCGAAATTACATTCCGAAATAGATTAAAGAGATCGAATTATGGTGTTCTCATGGACTTATTCGAGTACAGTTGATCATCTGTTATCTCTCTTATCTATACTAAAGACACAAGACAATAGCATCTGTCAAATAAGCAACATCATATACCGAGTGCGTCTTTCTGAAACACCAAATGGTCAAATACGAAAGGGTCTGATAAACTTTACCATAATGCCGAAGAGAAAACTTACGTGTTGTATCTTAGGAAGTTCCCTCCACTTAGAAATGCATCAGAAACGTTTTGATTGTAGAGAATCTGTTAAAAATTTAATCCATTGGTTTGATTGTATTCACCTTTACCCTCGTATAACTCATTGTTTAACGTAGTAATGTTTAAATCCTAGAAACACATACCGCTTCTGTCAGGTTATCCAACGTTAGCTATACGGCCCTAAATAAGGAACATCGGCTCAGAACCGAAAGGTGAAATTTCAATGctttttgattatattttaatgtataaacaTACACGGGTTCTCAGTGCGCCGACCATTTATGCCTTGTCGATGGGACTGGTATTCCCGTATCGATTCCTGTTCTATCTGATCAATGCCGACTCCTGCCTATTGGGGCGTTGCCTTTGGAATTGGTGTTCTTTCCGGCTGTCCTGCTGGTATCAATAACAGCTATCACAGCCAATCTTAGTGGCGTAATTTGTTGCTAGTTATGAATATGGATTTTTAAAGCTATAAACGGATGAGATGAAACTCTCCCTTACTTCATCATAGCTAGACATCATTATGGAATGGAAAAAATGGAAATTTGCGTTCACCATTCAAACGTATAGTTAGGCTCTAAGATAGACCGGATTTTCATTTGGTTTGGTAATTTCTCAATCATTTGATAATATGGAATTGAGGTTCCTCGACTAGAAGTTATAAAACCTCCCTGATATATTTCAACAACAAAACTGTTATCGAGAATAAAGAGCTCATTTTCATGCCCGGGACTCCCCCACAACTCATTTTATCTCAATGCTGGTGATTATTATTGGTGGAAAGAGATGTACACAACATACCAGTCCGCACCTTACAATCAATAATGTTCTGAAAGAACGGATTTCGATGCACCTTGATATCTATTGAACTTTACCTGATAACTTTAATGTTAGGTTTGTGGTATCGACAAACTCACAGTGTCAAATTTAATTTACCCGAAGATTCTAAAACAAACCAATAAACACCAttgtttttatgtgatttttgtttatttcctatccttgattttaattttcattcgTTGATTATGGTAATACTTCCCTTCATTCACATTAATATCGGTTTGAAATATAACCAATATGTTTATCAAAGAAAGATCTCCTTATATGTCCATGATGATTGTGTGTTTTATGATATTGAGGTATATTTTGTCTCCTTTTAACAAAAATCAGTCACTTTATGAAGAACAAATCACTAGATGAATCGTagcattatattttatataaaacatttatatcatattattattGTATCATAACCCAAGAGTTATCGATAATTTTACAACTTACCTTGGAAAGGAATTTGTATAAGGTTCAAGCTTGTATTCCAAACATTCTTTGATTTATATTCATGAACACATATcgatatatgaataaatattgaTGAAGCTAACCCCGATATCCCTAAATTATACAATAACATATAAATGAAGCAATATAAAACACTTGGTATAGGAACATCAGGGTCATGCTGGCTTGTTACATTATACATCCTAACAAATCGGCTGTTTACCTGATCTGTTAAACATTActatttcaaattgaataacACTTACCGTGtctgtttaaatatttaatactaaTCGTTAAAGAATAAGGAATCGGTTTGAATAATGTCCCGAATAAAAGCCGTCATTTGATATGAAACGTTAACAGTTGGAAATATGCTCCAAACACAAATGAAATATACTGACTTCGGGTACCATCATATAGTTATCATTGATCAGGAGAAATAGTCCATTATCTTTCTTCTACTCCATTAACAAAAGAAGATATTATTTGGGCCGTTCCATTGGATGCGTTGCTAGGTCAGATTTCAGATGACATTCTCAACAGGGAATCGGTGAAAGCAAGCATCAAGAAAAACAAAGTATTACCCACCTTCAGGAACTTTCTCAATGCTAACGAAGCACGAAGACTCTCGATGAGTAATTTTTACATCGTCCACACTCTGCTACCCCGAACAAAGACATGCGGGATGAACCTTGTTACACAGTAGTCTAAGTACAGTTATAATACCCATGTCCGATCTCTCCGACCACTTAAAGGTCAGATTATACCCATTCGTCGGTCAGTGTCCAAAGAGAAGATTAAAAACTGTCATTGTAAAGCGATCAATGATACTAAAAACAAGGGTGTTTACAAAGACAGTGTTATTCAACATTAACATTCTCCAATTCAGATTCCCGAATTTGGCCTattgtgtttttaaaatatcaaatattatcaaatttattttcgaTTTACATCGAATTCTGTTATTTTTCATGAAACTTATTTTTAAGGTGAACTGTATCAATTTTTAAGAGAGGTAAGGTTTGATTCTGAAAGTCCAATACAAAATAGGGTTCAACAACCTAAAATTTAACCTCGAGAGATGAACTAGTATAGGCCTATAACCATATGCATACGAAAGGAAAACAGCACTGACAtactactgttataactgaACGTTAACCATAATCAATACTTAGGGTTACATTACAGGATGTAAAATGATATacacttatacaatgttaatttCCCCTCTGAACTGGAATAATTACAGTTGTATTACCAAGAACGAGACATTAATCATAGCACTTAATGTTAATAATATATGACGGTTCCGGTACcgacaaaaatatatataatgtagttTAGAAATGCTTTTAAATGGCAGCTGTTGGTTGTCATTCTACATAACCATTGACAAGAGTTATATGAAACGCCGggtaatatttcattttaacatcGACCTGAAATGCAAACAGAATCAATAAACTTGATTAACCGGTGTTGTTGCT
This genomic window contains:
- the LOC138318652 gene encoding uncharacterized protein is translated as MSSGPKGSTERLTDGKRTPEGKVSGNVSLGRQKSKSRLFKSTKSSPVGNWTNLKSVGVKKKGKPSQINQDKESKTESVVDIEVEDITVTNEQESNTGGVEANTDLTKNNNVEKGDNNVAVEIDKVNPVVKTTSETPKKETSNLKKDDLNTVKEDQKGKPVTVNGVSPIPNGAPQRKTNVFSREKSTLAPPKTPTSKTERLDTPDSKKSLPRRDSSRVSLDGTSRVSVDANLQTTGVVYPTEEKPQKSVFSNNDSWIRSAIPSLPLWFAITCLVLNILIPGSGTILSGCSILCCGKARIQAKDDQLTVTLCVNVMVGVAQLFTVTFLLVGWFWSLAWGLKMVTIAVEDRHLKKQQRERELQALALSAFGSPSRVRSLFAGV